GTATGCCCTCAGGGGCAGTAACATCGTAATAGGAATACGCGGAAATCGAGCTACAATCCCATCCAGGTAGGCAAGGTCATACATAAAGGCGACCAGTATGTGATAATGAGTAAAGCCAGCACCATAACCATGTAGAAAGGTAACATCGCCCGAGATACGCTCACGATATTGCTCTTCCCCACTCCAGCTCCCACAAAGAGGCAGGTGCCAACGGGAGGGGTCAACAAGCCAATACAAAGATTGGCAATTAGGATAATACCGAAGTGAACTGGATCGATCCCAAGCACAGTCGCAATGGGCAAAAAGATCGGAGTGAAAATCAGCACTGCGGGCGTCATGTCCATAAAGACGCCCACCATCAACAGTATCAGGTTCATGATCAATAAGATCACAATCGGATTATCCGACAAGCTGAGTAAACCGGCACTTACCTGCTGTGGCACTTGCTCACTTGTTAACAATCGGCTCATCGCATAGCTACACGCCACTAAAAACAGCACGATCGCCGTGGTGCGAGCCGCTCGTAAAATAATCCCCGACAACTCATGCCACTTAATCTCACGGTAACAACCAACGCCTAAAATAAAGGCCCACAGCACGGCGATGGCCGAAGCCTCTGTCGCCGTAAAAATCCCTCCGAGAATCCCTCCTAGGACAATAAAAACAAGCAGCAAGCTAGGCAACGCTCCGAAAATCGATTTAAACAATGGAGGATAAGTCACGACAGCACCGTCCACGGACTTCCCGTATCCGCGTTTCAAGCACAGCACCAGAGCCACTGCCATAATACCAGAGCCCACCAGCACGCCCGGCAGGACACCTGCCATGAACAAGGCAGCCACCGAGACATTCCCAGCCACCAAGGCATACACGATCATGATATTACTCGGCGGTATCAGCAATCCAGTGGTCGCCGCACTGGCGGTAATGGCGATATTGAAATCACGGTCGTAGCCCTTGCGATTCATCTCAGGAATGAGAGTGCCACCGATACTGGAAACCGCCGCCACCGAAGAGCCGCTAATCGCGCCAAAGAGCATACAAGTAAGCGTATTCACCGCAGCGAGACCGCCGGGTAAACGTCCAACGATCGCGGTCGCCAGATCAATCAATCGACGTGCCAGCCCGCCGCAGCCCATCAGCTCGCCCGCAAGAATAAAGAATGGAATCGCCAACAATGAAAAGCTATCGATCCCGTTGCTCAGGTCACTGGCCATTGCCAGCGGTATGTTGTCATAGTCCAAGGCAACCGCCGTCACAACAGTGACCATGCCCAAAACAAACGCGATCGGCACCCTCAGACACAGCAGCGACGCGAACAGCGCCAGTAAGATCATGAGCTCTTGATTCATTTTGAATCCTCCTTCGCAATTACTAACGCAGCGATGTCTATAAACAAATTCTCGATGCTAAACAGACAAACCAACACACCACTCACCGGTAATGCCAAATAAAACCACGCCCTAGAAATATCGAGCGCGGGCAACATCTGCCCCGACTCAAAACGAGCGACCACTAGTTGCCCCCCGCCCCATGCCATGATCGCCACGGCAAAAATGGCCACCGCACAATGCACAAAGATGGAAGCCAGGCACTGCACTTCATCAGGCCACTGACGCACTAAGACATCTAGGCCGAGGTGCTGCTGCTCCCGCGTCGCGAGCGCCGCACCGAGCAAGGCGAGCCAGACCATCAGCAAGCGAGCGAGCTCCTCCGACCAACGCGCTTGATTCCCCAGTAAATAGCGCGAACCCACGCCCCACAAGACATCGACGACCAGCACAATAAAGATAAAGATCAGCAAGAAATTCAGGCACTTCGATGCCCGTTGATTCATAGCGTTTAACATGACTATTCAACCTCCCCGATTTTAACGACCAACTCACGCAAGGGGCCGGTAGCATATTTATCACGCACCGACTGAGTCGCTTCGATAAAGGAGTCGGCATTGACCTCCACCACCTGCACACCCTCTTCCTTCATAATGCCCACCGCCTCAGCCACACCCGCCGCCCATGCCGCTCGTTGAAACGTGCTCGATTCGGCCGCAGCTTGCGACAGCCACGCCTGCTCCTGCTCGCTCAGGCGATTCCATGTTAGACTGCTCATTAGTAAGACATCAGGAACACGTGCATGGTGATCTAATGAAAATTGTTTGCACACCTCGAAGTGCCGAGACGACACAAAGCTGGGCGAGTTATTCTCAGCCCCATCGACCACCCCTTGTTGCAAGGCAGTATACAGCTCGCCCCACGCCACGGGCGTCGGCGCGGCCCCCATCGCTTCGACCATGTCCATCGCCACAGGGTCGTTTTGCACTCGGATCTTCATCCCTGCCAAATCGGCTGGCGAGTGGATGGCTTTCTTCGCATAGAAACTCCGGCTGCCGGCATCGTAATACGTCAAGCCACGCAAACCACTCGGACGGCCCGCGTCATTTGTGGCAAGTGACTCCAGAATTCCAGCGCCCACTTCACCATTTAATACCGCCCAGAAATGATCTTCGTCACGAAACAGGTAGGGCAAGCTGAAGACCTTGCAGACCGAAATGAAATTACTGATCGGAGCCGAGCTCCCCTTGGCAATGTCGAGTGTGCCCGCTTGCAACTGCTCCATCGTCTGCGTTTCGCTGCCGAGTTGACCATTTGGAAAGACATCCAAACGCATACGTCCGCCCGAAAGCGCTGCAACGCGCTCGGCCATGTGCTGAATCCCGAGATGGACAGGATGCGTGGTCGGTTGATTATGTGCGACTTTCAGAACGTGCACAGATGCGCCGCCCGAATCACTACTAGAGTCAAAAAAGGCAAATAGCAACGAAGCCGCAACGACTCCGAGCAATACTCCGAAAGCTAAATTGGCAGTATTTTTGTTCATAAGAGATTAGAAATTAATAGCTGAATCGAGTCGATCATCTAGTGTCGTGTTGAATAAATCGTTGTATAATCTTACTTTGATATGGCGAGTGCCCAGGTTTTTCCGAGCGCGGAACAGATACAGGGGCGTCCGCAAGCGGACACGCCACGTATGGCGCAGGGCTCAAAATTAAAAACAGACCACGATGAAATAATAAATTGGATACCGTCTTGAGAATATCCCCCATAGCAGGGGTAAGGCTGCGCTTTATTCTTTTTGGTCGAAGGTAGCATACCTAGAAACTATTCTTGATTTGATTGAGAGTGACGCCGAAGACGCGTTGAGCGATAGGATCGAGCAGCGCTTCAGAGCCATGCAGGTGCATGGTGCGTGATATATGTGTCATTGTTTCGCCTGGTTTTAAAGCGGCTGCTGGAGATGATGTCTCGATCTCATAGAATGGACCTAATGGGGCAGCGCCGGGCTCTGGAGATCCATCATTGTAAGCGTTGATGACATCGCCCACATAAGGCTCTTTTTGGATTTCCCAAGATGAGTTTACAAAACCGGCTGGTGCTTCCTGTTTGTTCTAGGTAACGATAGTTAAAACCTGTCCATCTGCATCGTAACTGCCCGCAACTCCTTTGCTACGTTCTGGGCTGATACCGATTTTGCCACGACGTGTGCCATCTCCCTTAAAGAAGAGCACGTTCTTCTTAACAGATAAATAGTCTTCTGGCACTTTACCGAAGTAGTCATCTTTTACCTTAGGTCCAAGTTTCGCAACAGGGCCCGCCGCTTTATAGACTTTACCGATGGTTGGGAGCTCCGGGTTAAGCGGCGCGTCGTTCATGAAAAGGCCATGAGACAGCGCATATTGCCCCGTCAGCAAGCTGGCGCGATACGGCGTAAACACGGGCATGGTCGAAACCGCGTTGACTAAATTAATCCCCTCCTTCGCCAGCTGATCCAGATGCGGCGTTTTCCCCAGCAGATTCGGGTGGCCCGCATAGCCCGTTCGCTTGACCTCGCCACTGATCGGCAAATACAAACAGAAGATTGGGCCGCTGCTCCGCAACGGCTGAGCAAAGCGAAGCGAGCGTGATGACCGCGGCGGCGACGTGTAAGCGTATCTCAAATAGTTTTAGCATCATTTGTTCCTTTTTCTGATTTCGGGGAGAGTTGTCAGGTAGCTATCAAGCGTCGCCTTCATCTGCTTGCGCACGCTGCGCATATTCACAGCTTGCTGCCAGATTGACCATTTCGGCGGGATCTTTGAGAAGTTTTACGCCGACCAAGATGTTCCACAGTCTGCAAAAAATCGCGACTCAAAAACATACGCAGCGATTCTCCACAAACTTGATTCTGTGTTATTCGATCCTGAATAACGACTTGATCAATTCATTATTAATTCAAACCAATTAATATTCCATCCACCGGAAGTAGAATATAACCTAATGGTTTGAGGACCTGACAGCAAAGATACGGAGGTTGATAGCGTCGTCCATTCTTGCCACCCCCCCGTTGAAGCAATACTGGTGGTTGCTTGGGCACTTCCATCCACCTGAAATTGAACAGAAGATCCGCCATTCAAGCTGGCAACCCGATAATTTACCGTGTACGTTCCAGAAGAA
The nucleotide sequence above comes from Coraliomargarita algicola. Encoded proteins:
- a CDS encoding TRAP transporter substrate-binding protein, with the translated sequence MNKNTANLAFGVLLGVVAASLLFAFFDSSSDSGGASVHVLKVAHNQPTTHPVHLGIQHMAERVAALSGGRMRLDVFPNGQLGSETQTMEQLQAGTLDIAKGSSAPISNFISVCKVFSLPYLFRDEDHFWAVLNGEVGAGILESLATNDAGRPSGLRGLTYYDAGSRSFYAKKAIHSPADLAGMKIRVQNDPVAMDMVEAMGAAPTPVAWGELYTALQQGVVDGAENNSPSFVSSRHFEVCKQFSLDHHARVPDVLLMSSLTWNRLSEQEQAWLSQAAAESSTFQRAAWAAGVAEAVGIMKEEGVQVVEVNADSFIEATQSVRDKYATGPLRELVVKIGEVE
- a CDS encoding TRAP transporter large permease; this encodes MNQELMILLALFASLLCLRVPIAFVLGMVTVVTAVALDYDNIPLAMASDLSNGIDSFSLLAIPFFILAGELMGCGGLARRLIDLATAIVGRLPGGLAAVNTLTCMLFGAISGSSVAAVSSIGGTLIPEMNRKGYDRDFNIAITASAATTGLLIPPSNIMIVYALVAGNVSVAALFMAGVLPGVLVGSGIMAVALVLCLKRGYGKSVDGAVVTYPPLFKSIFGALPSLLLVFIVLGGILGGIFTATEASAIAVLWAFILGVGCYREIKWHELSGIILRAARTTAIVLFLVACSYAMSRLLTSEQVPQQVSAGLLSLSDNPIVILLIMNLILLMVGVFMDMTPAVLIFTPIFLPIATVLGIDPVHFGIILIANLCIGLLTPPVGTCLFVGAGVGKSNIVSVSRAMLPFYMVMVLALLIITYWSPLCMTLPTWMGL
- a CDS encoding TRAP transporter small permease; the encoded protein is MNQRASKCLNFLLIFIFIVLVVDVLWGVGSRYLLGNQARWSEELARLLMVWLALLGAALATREQQHLGLDVLVRQWPDEVQCLASIFVHCAVAIFAVAIMAWGGGQLVVARFESGQMLPALDISRAWFYLALPVSGVLVCLFSIENLFIDIAALVIAKEDSK